One window from the genome of Alnus glutinosa chromosome 13, dhAlnGlut1.1, whole genome shotgun sequence encodes:
- the LOC133854247 gene encoding ATP-dependent Clp protease ATP-binding subunit CLPT2, chloroplastic-like isoform X2 — MAAHTLWKLPTTTLSTSTGLFSNSNTRRRRPQSLPQPWLGTNNVSLQSSNLRPHVQSKHRPVAASVSSSLPTANPERFSSAEKVPKWSRTAIKSFAMGELEARKLKYPTTGTEAILMGILIEGTSLASKFLRANGITLFKVRDETIKLRGKAEMYFFSPEHPPLTEAAQRALDWAVDHKLKAVLSKVSRVFS, encoded by the exons ATGGCTGCTCACACGCTCTGGAAGCTCCCAACGACAACACTATCGACATCAACAGGCTTATTCTCTAACTCCAATACAAGAAGAAGACGGCCACAAAGCCTACCTCAACCATGGCTAGGCACCAACAACGTCTCGCTCCAGTCCTCAAACCTCAGACCCCACGTACAGTCAAAGCACCGACCCGTCGCCGCCTCGGTGTCGTCCAGCCTCCCCACCGC GAACCCAGAGAGATTTTCCTCAGCTGAGAAAGTTCCCAA ATGGTCTAGGACGGCAATCAAGTCATTTGCTATGGGGGAATTGGAAGCGAGGAAGCTCAAGTATCCGACTACTGGGACTGAAGCCATTCTCATGGGGATTCTCATTGAGG GAACTAGTCTGGCTTCAAAGTTTTTGCGGGCGAATGGAATTACACTTTTCAAGGTGCGTGATGAAACTATCAAGTTACGTGGGAAAGCCGAGATGTATTTTTTTAGTCCTGAGCATCCTCCTCTGACTGAAGCAGCTCAAAGGGCCCTTGACTGGGCTGTTGATCATAAACTAAAAGCTG TGTTGTCAAAGGTGAGCCGGGTATTTTCATAG
- the LOC133854247 gene encoding ATP-dependent Clp protease ATP-binding subunit CLPT2, chloroplastic-like isoform X1 has product MAAHTLWKLPTTTLSTSTGLFSNSNTRRRRPQSLPQPWLGTNNVSLQSSNLRPHVQSKHRPVAASVSSSLPTANPERFSSAEKVPKWSRTAIKSFAMGELEARKLKYPTTGTEAILMGILIEGTSLASKFLRANGITLFKVRDETIKLRGKAEMYFFSPEHPPLTEAAQRALDWAVDHKLKAGNGGEITTSHLLLGIWSEAESPGHKIMATFGFNDEKAKELESLSSESGFADD; this is encoded by the exons ATGGCTGCTCACACGCTCTGGAAGCTCCCAACGACAACACTATCGACATCAACAGGCTTATTCTCTAACTCCAATACAAGAAGAAGACGGCCACAAAGCCTACCTCAACCATGGCTAGGCACCAACAACGTCTCGCTCCAGTCCTCAAACCTCAGACCCCACGTACAGTCAAAGCACCGACCCGTCGCCGCCTCGGTGTCGTCCAGCCTCCCCACCGC GAACCCAGAGAGATTTTCCTCAGCTGAGAAAGTTCCCAA ATGGTCTAGGACGGCAATCAAGTCATTTGCTATGGGGGAATTGGAAGCGAGGAAGCTCAAGTATCCGACTACTGGGACTGAAGCCATTCTCATGGGGATTCTCATTGAGG GAACTAGTCTGGCTTCAAAGTTTTTGCGGGCGAATGGAATTACACTTTTCAAGGTGCGTGATGAAACTATCAAGTTACGTGGGAAAGCCGAGATGTATTTTTTTAGTCCTGAGCATCCTCCTCTGACTGAAGCAGCTCAAAGGGCCCTTGACTGGGCTGTTGATCATAAACTAAAAGCTG GAAATGGTGGGGAAATTACAACATCTCATCTGCTTCTTGGCATATGGTCTGAAGCGGAATCGCCGGGTCATAAGATAATGGCTACCTTTGGTTTTAATGATGAGAAAGCCAAAGAGCTGGAGTCGTTAAGTTCTGAATCTGGATTTGCAGATGATTGA
- the LOC133854245 gene encoding protein DETOXIFICATION 56 has protein sequence MSETEKTSKNPPSSPAPLTQWPATMAKVVLLELKVQRGIAAPLVAMNLTWFAKLAITTAFLGRLGELKLAGGALGFTFANVTGFSVLNGLCGAMEPICGQAYGAKNFKLLHKTLLMAIFFLLLATLPITFLWLNVDKILVRFGQQEDISAVAKSYLFYLLPDLVVTAFLCPLKAYLSSQSITVPIMLSSAMALAFHVPINILLAKAKGLEGVSMAVWVTDLIVVILLALYVFMMENCKERRWKEGGWWDHSIGDWLRFLKLCGPCCLTTCLEWWCYEILVLLTGRLANARQAVGVLAIVLNFDYLLYSVMLSLATCASTRVSNELGANQANAAYRSAYVSLAASVVSGCIGGIIMVAARGIWGPLFSHDKGVIRGVKKMMLLMALVEVVNFPLAVCGGIVRGTARPWLGMYANLGGFYLLALPLSVVLAFKAAIGLSGLLLGFLVGMVACLVLLLVFVTRIDWVEEAGKAQMLACDVDIVKEDENHRSTVEKVSNAEV, from the coding sequence ATGTCTGAAACTGAAAAAACCAGTAAGAACCCACCTTCATCTCCAGCACCTTTAACTCAATGGCCAGCTACCATGGCAAAGGTTGTGCTTTTGGAGCTGAAAGTTCAGAGGGGAATTGCTGCTCCTTTGGTAGCAATGAATTTAACATGGTTTGCAAAACTGGCAATCACAACAGCTTTCTTAGGCCGGCTTGGGGAGCTCAAATTGGCCGGTGGCGCCCTCGGGTTCACGTTTGCTAATGTCACCGGCTTCTCTGTCTTGAACGGGCTCTGTGGCGCCATGGAACCCATCTGTGGTCAAGCTTATGGAGCTAAAAACTTTAAGCTACTTCATAAAACCCTTCTCATGGCTATCTTCTTTTTGCTTCTAGCCACACTGCCTATAACTTTCTTGTGGCTCAATGTTGATAAGATCCTTGTCCGTTTCGGCCAACAAGAAGACATTTCCGCCGTCGCGAAGAGCTATCTTTTCTATCTCCTCCCTGATTTGGTAGTCACTGCATTTTTATGTCCACTCAAAGCCTACTTGAGCTCACAGAGCATAACTGTTCCTATAATGCTTAGCTCGGCTATGGCGCTAGCTTTTCACGTACCCATCAACATATTACTTGCAAAAGCTAAGGGTCTTGAAGGAGTTTCAATGGCGGTTTGGGTAACTGATCTCATAGTAGTTATTTTGCTTGCCTTGTATGTGTTTATGATGGAAAATTGTAAGGAAAGAAGGTGGAAGGAAGGAGGGTGGTGGGATCACAGCATTGGTGACTGGCTCAGGTTTCTCAAGCTCTGCGGGCCATGTTGCCTCACCACCTGCCTTGAATGGTGGTGTTATGAAATTCTAGTCTTGCTCACAGGACGGCTAGCAAATGCCAGGCAGGCAGTTGGAGTGTTAGCCATTGTGCTGAACTTCGACTATCTGCTCTACTCTGTGATGCTTTCGCTGGCCACATGCGCATCCACCCGTGTCTCGAACGAGCTCGGTGCCAACCAAGCCAACGCTGCATACCGGTCGGCGTATGTGTCTCTGGCAGCGAGCGTCGTCTCCGGTTGCATAGGCGGCATAATTATGGTTGCAGCCAGGGGAATATGGGGGCCCTTGTTTAGCCATGATAAGGGAGTTATAAGAGGTGTGAAGAAGATGATGTTGCTAATGGCTTTGGTGGAAGTAGTGAATTTTCCGTTGGCAGTATGTGGAGGAATTGTGCGTGGAACAGCTAGGCCATGGTTGGGCATGTATGCTAATCTTGGTGGGTTCTACCTTCTGGCCCTGCCCTTGAGTGTGGTTCTAGCCTTCAAGGCTGCAATTGGACTTAGTGGGCTGCTGTTAGGGTTCTTGGTTGGTATGGTAGCCTGCTTGGTTTTGCTGTTGGTCTTTGTCACAAGGATCGACTGGGTTGAAGAAGCAGGCAAGGCTCAAATGCTTGCCTGTGATGTGGACATTGTTAAGGAAGATGAAAATCATAGAAGTACTGTGGAAAAAGTTAGTAATGCTGAAGTATGA